The Terriglobales bacterium genomic interval ACAAGGTCAAGGAAGGGCGGCCCAATGTGGTGGACCTGATCAAGGGCGACCGCATCCAGCTTATTGTCAACACTCCCCACGGACCGGAGCCCTGGTTTGACGAAAAGGCCATCCGCCGGGCGGCGGTGAATGCCCATGTGCAGACGATCACCACCCTGAGCGCGGCACGGGCGGCGGCGGAGGGAATCGCCGCCCTACAGCGGGGCGAGATCACCGTGTACGCGCTGCAGCAGTTGCATGCGGAGCGCGGAACAGCGGCCGCGGCGCTCTAGGCATCATGGGCGCAGGTTCCTTAAGCCGTTGGGAACGGGAAACAGACTCCTTCGACTCCACTGCGGGCGATGCCATGAACAAGCAGGTCCTTCGACTCGGACGGGTTTCTTATGCCCGTCCTCGCTCAGGATGACATCAGGGTTTGGCTAAGATTTCTTAAAATCACCGTCCTGCAGAAGAAGCTGCAGCGTGCGCGCTGGCTTCCACCAGTTTTTGCACGGATGGCGCCACCATCAATAGCAGTGCCGCCTTTGGCTTTTTGGCCTGTTCGATAAGGGCGAGTTGCTGCCTGCTCCAGGCATCCGGCAGGCGAGTTCCAGACTGCAGTGAATCGAGCGCTTGCAGGCCCGCGCTCCCCAGCATTGAGAGATCCTCAGAAAGCGGCCCCACTTCCTTCAGCAGCGCGGAATTCTCGATTTGCGGCATCAGGCGGGCATGATTGTCGCGCCAGAGGGTGAGCATCGCGCGCACTTTCATTCTTGTGGTCTCGTCCGCGCGCCCCGAGAGAATCGCGTCTACCATTGACGCGAACCGACGTCCCGTTTCACTCTCCGGCCGGGCGGCGTCCACCAGATGGTTCAGCGGGGTAAAGCTGGTGTATTCCGCCATCTGACTGCGCGCGTACTCCTTCACCGGCTCCACTACGTCCGCCAGAACCCGCAAAGCTCTGGTGTCTTCATTCCCAACTAAGCGGCTCAGCATGGGATCGTAGTTCGAGCGATGCTTAAGCCCGAGCCAGTCGAGCCGTTCGCTGATCGCGTCCATCCGCTGGTACATGGAGTCAACATCGCGCACAGACTGAGCTGACCAGAGCCGCTCCGCAATCACCGCCAGGCGGGGCCAGATGCGCGAGTCGATAGTCTCAGGTGAGACATACTCCGACCACATGCAGGCCTCACCACCCAGAATGCGGGCCTTTTCTTCCGGATTCAGGTCGGCTGCACCATTCGCCAGCGGCTCGACCGAATAGTGATACGACGCGGACTGCATCAGGTCTAGGTAATAGCCGTGCGAAAGAATTCCGCGATAGCCCTGGCGCGCGGCGGCAGCCAGTGAGCTCTGGCCGCGCCAGGATTGCACCACGATGTCCTTGGGTAAATTGGGGTGCAGGATTTCGTCCCAGCCCACCATGATCTTGCCGTGCTTTTTGACGATCTCGAGAATCCGTTGGTTAAAGTAAGCCTGCAGATCATCATTGTTCTTCATGCCATGCGACCGCAGGAAGTGCTGGATCTGAGGATTCGCACTCCACTGTTTCCCATTGACCTCGTCGCCGCCGACGTGGAAGTAGGCGTCAGGAAAGAGGGAGGCCATTTCGCCGATCAGTTTGTCGAGGAAATGATAGGTGTCGTCGCGGGTAGGATCGATCGTGGGATCGAAGATGCCCCACTTGCGCTCGATCTGATATGGCCCCGGGGCACTGGCCAGCTCGGGGTAGCCGACGAACCAGGCGGTAGTGTGACCCGGCATGTCGAATTCCGGGATCACGCGGATGCCGCGCTCCGCGGCGTACTCGATCACTTCGCGGATTTCCTTTTGTGAGTAGTACTGCCCGTCGGAGCCGGTTTCCTGCAGCTTGGGAAATTTCTTGCTCTCCACGCGGAAGCCCTGATCATCGGAGAGGTGCCAATGCAGCACGTTCAGCTTGACCGCTGCCATGCCATCCAGGTTGCGCTTCAGAACCTCCACAGGCATGAAGTGCCGGGAGACGTCGATCAGCAAGCCGCGCCAGGGAAATCGGGGCTGATCGTGGACGGTAACCGCTGGAAGTGCGAATCCTTGCGGGCCGATATCAACCATCTGCCGAAATGTCTCCAGCCCGCGCAATACGCCGAGTGTGGTAGGCGCAGTCAGCATCGCTGCTGCAGGAGTGACCACAAGTGAATAGGATTCGTCCTCACCCAATTGCGGGATCTCGTGGCTCGCCTGCTCGGCATGGATGGTTAGAGCAGCCTGCGAAGCACTGCCAATTCCGGC includes:
- a CDS encoding family 20 glycosylhydrolase, producing MRIAYMLSALWFMFTALAAPGQETMPPLMPMPANVTLGSGQFIINQSFSVAISGANDARLQHAVEHFLENLSRQTGMRFPAGIGSASQAALTIHAEQASHEIPQLGEDESYSLVVTPAAAMLTAPTTLGVLRGLETFRQMVDIGPQGFALPAVTVHDQPRFPWRGLLIDVSRHFMPVEVLKRNLDGMAAVKLNVLHWHLSDDQGFRVESKKFPKLQETGSDGQYYSQKEIREVIEYAAERGIRVIPEFDMPGHTTAWFVGYPELASAPGPYQIERKWGIFDPTIDPTRDDTYHFLDKLIGEMASLFPDAYFHVGGDEVNGKQWSANPQIQHFLRSHGMKNNDDLQAYFNQRILEIVKKHGKIMVGWDEILHPNLPKDIVVQSWRGQSSLAAAARQGYRGILSHGYYLDLMQSASYHYSVEPLANGAADLNPEEKARILGGEACMWSEYVSPETIDSRIWPRLAVIAERLWSAQSVRDVDSMYQRMDAISERLDWLGLKHRSNYDPMLSRLVGNEDTRALRVLADVVEPVKEYARSQMAEYTSFTPLNHLVDAARPESETGRRFASMVDAILSGRADETTRMKVRAMLTLWRDNHARLMPQIENSALLKEVGPLSEDLSMLGSAGLQALDSLQSGTRLPDAWSRQQLALIEQAKKPKAALLLMVAPSVQKLVEASAHAAASSAGR